From Struthio camelus isolate bStrCam1 chromosome 29, bStrCam1.hap1, whole genome shotgun sequence, a single genomic window includes:
- the RNF212B gene encoding RING finger protein 212B isoform X5: MSAPGTDWFHCNRCFRQEGAQFSVTSCGHVLCRQCAGAAGKCPVCGAACKSLRLSDEMRPQEKLFFESPAAVALKRLARVSRGASSGRRPTCSWLSARTKRAGLGPPCRRPARRWPPATGSWRPCGGRTASCASTSARCRTATPRPVGVTSPAQTVTPQPRRQLSGQVVSRSSSLDSLPPPWQAGIARWGSGTPLLSSAAPSPASAHSLTHSSHPPGPRRSPAPAAALRHWLSAVGRAPAAAVLPGNTLRHRCVTPSTNMALPPSFPPRRRFVMPSTGACAAICRRRMLRGGLPAPKMAAAPS; this comes from the exons ATGTCTGCCCCCGGCACGGACTGGTTCCACTGCAACCGGTGCTTCCGCCAAGAGGGCGCCCAGTTCTCCGTCACCAGCTGCGGCCACGTCCTCTGCCGCCAGTGCGCGGGCGCAG CAGGCAAATGCCCCGTGTGCGGAGCCGCCTGCAAGTCCCTCCGCCTCTCCGATGAG ATGCGGCCGCAGGAGAAGCTCTTCTTCGAGAGCCCGGCGGCCGTCGCCCTGAAGCGCTTGGCCCGCGTCTC GCGTGGCGCTTCCAGCGGGCGCAGACCGACCTGCTCCTGGCTTTCCGCGAGGACGAAGCGCGCCGGGCTCGGGCCGCCCTGCAGGAGACCCGCCAGGCGCTGGCCGCCCGCCACAG GGAGCTGGAGGCCCTGCGGCGGGAGAACGGCGAGCTGCGCCAGCACCTCCGCGCGCTGCAG GACCGCCACGCCCCGGCCCGTGGGCGTCACCTCCCCGGCGCAGACAG TcacgccgcagccccggcggcagctCAGCGGCCAGGTGGTGAG CCGCTCCTCCTCGCTGgactccctccccccgccctggcAG gcTGGCATCGCCCGCTGGGGGTCCGGCACCCCCCTGCTCTCCAGCGCTG CCCCGTCTCCAGCCTCGGCCCACAGCCTGACCCACAG cTCGCACCCCCCTGGGCCGAGACGGAGCCCCGCCCCTGCAG CTGCGCTTCGCCACTGGCTGagcgccgtggggcgggcgccggccgccgccgtccTGCCCGGCAACACGCTGCGTCACCGCTGCGTCACGCCCTCAACCAACATGGCGCTgccgccctccttccccccccggcgccgcttcGTCATGCCCTCAACCGGAGCATGCGCCGCCATTTGCCGGCGGCGCATGCTCCGAGGGGGCCTGCCCGCGCCCAAAATGGCGGCGGCGCCCTCTTAA
- the RNF212B gene encoding RING finger protein 212B isoform X3, with protein sequence MSAPGTDWFHCNRCFRQEGAQFSVTSCGHVLCRQCAGAAGKCPVCGAACKSLRLSDEMRPQEKLFFESPAAVALKRLARVSQAWRFQRAQTDLLLAFREDEARRARAALQETRQALAARHRELEALRRENGELRQHLRALQDRHAPARGRHLPGADSHAAAPAAAQRPGGEPLLLAGLPPPALAGWHRPLGVRHPPALQRCPVSSLGPQPDPQLAPPWAETEPRPCSCASPLAERRGAGAGRRRPARQHAASPLRHALNQHGAAALLPPPAPLRHALNRSMRRHLPAAHAPRGPARAQNGGGALLKGRRAAAAPS encoded by the exons ATGTCTGCCCCCGGCACGGACTGGTTCCACTGCAACCGGTGCTTCCGCCAAGAGGGCGCCCAGTTCTCCGTCACCAGCTGCGGCCACGTCCTCTGCCGCCAGTGCGCGGGCGCAG CAGGCAAATGCCCCGTGTGCGGAGCCGCCTGCAAGTCCCTCCGCCTCTCCGATGAG ATGCGGCCGCAGGAGAAGCTCTTCTTCGAGAGCCCGGCGGCCGTCGCCCTGAAGCGCTTGGCCCGCGTCTCGCAG GCGTGGCGCTTCCAGCGGGCGCAGACCGACCTGCTCCTGGCTTTCCGCGAGGACGAAGCGCGCCGGGCTCGGGCCGCCCTGCAGGAGACCCGCCAGGCGCTGGCCGCCCGCCACAG GGAGCTGGAGGCCCTGCGGCGGGAGAACGGCGAGCTGCGCCAGCACCTCCGCGCGCTGCAG GACCGCCACGCCCCGGCCCGTGGGCGTCACCTCCCCGGCGCAGACAG TcacgccgcagccccggcggcagctCAGCGGCCAGGTGGTGAG CCGCTCCTCCTCGCTGgactccctccccccgccctggcAG gcTGGCATCGCCCGCTGGGGGTCCGGCACCCCCCTGCTCTCCAGCGCTG CCCCGTCTCCAGCCTCGGCCCACAGCCTGACCCACAG cTCGCACCCCCCTGGGCCGAGACGGAGCCCCGCCCCTGCAG CTGCGCTTCGCCACTGGCTGagcgccgtggggcgggcgccggccgccgccgtccTGCCCGGCAACACGCTGCGTCACCGCTGCGTCACGCCCTCAACCAACATGGCGCTgccgccctccttccccccccggcgccgcttcGTCATGCCCTCAACCGGAGCATGCGCCGCCATTTGCCGGCGGCGCATGCTCCGAGGGGGCCTGCCCGCGCCCAAAATGGCGGCGGCGCCCTCTTAAAGGGGcgacgcgcggcggcggcgccctcttaa
- the RNF212B gene encoding RING finger protein 212B isoform X1, giving the protein MSAPGTDWFHCNRCFRQEGAQFSVTSCGHVLCRQCAGAAGKCPVCGAACKSLRLSDEMRPQEKLFFESPAAVALKRLARVSQAWRFQRAQTDLLLAFREDEARRARAALQETRQALAARHRELEALRRENGELRQHLRALQDRHAPARGRHLPGADSHAAAPAAAQRPGGEPLLLAGLPPPALAGWHRPLGVRHPPALQRCPVSSLGPQPDPQGLRLGLAAAPVGPPGRGAAPRHPPAPSSHPPGPRRSPAPAAALRHWLSAVGRAPAAAVLPGNTLRHRCVTPSTNMALPPSFPPRRRFVMPSTGACAAICRRRMLRGGLPAPKMAAAPS; this is encoded by the exons ATGTCTGCCCCCGGCACGGACTGGTTCCACTGCAACCGGTGCTTCCGCCAAGAGGGCGCCCAGTTCTCCGTCACCAGCTGCGGCCACGTCCTCTGCCGCCAGTGCGCGGGCGCAG CAGGCAAATGCCCCGTGTGCGGAGCCGCCTGCAAGTCCCTCCGCCTCTCCGATGAG ATGCGGCCGCAGGAGAAGCTCTTCTTCGAGAGCCCGGCGGCCGTCGCCCTGAAGCGCTTGGCCCGCGTCTCGCAG GCGTGGCGCTTCCAGCGGGCGCAGACCGACCTGCTCCTGGCTTTCCGCGAGGACGAAGCGCGCCGGGCTCGGGCCGCCCTGCAGGAGACCCGCCAGGCGCTGGCCGCCCGCCACAG GGAGCTGGAGGCCCTGCGGCGGGAGAACGGCGAGCTGCGCCAGCACCTCCGCGCGCTGCAG GACCGCCACGCCCCGGCCCGTGGGCGTCACCTCCCCGGCGCAGACAG TcacgccgcagccccggcggcagctCAGCGGCCAGGTGGTGAG CCGCTCCTCCTCGCTGgactccctccccccgccctggcAG gcTGGCATCGCCCGCTGGGGGTCCGGCACCCCCCTGCTCTCCAGCGCTG CCCCGTCTCCAGCCTCGGCCCACAGCCTGACCCACAG GGCCTCCGCCTCGGCCTCGCCGCCGCTCCTGTGGGGccccccggccgtggggcagccccacggcacccccccgcTCCCAG cTCGCACCCCCCTGGGCCGAGACGGAGCCCCGCCCCTGCAG CTGCGCTTCGCCACTGGCTGagcgccgtggggcgggcgccggccgccgccgtccTGCCCGGCAACACGCTGCGTCACCGCTGCGTCACGCCCTCAACCAACATGGCGCTgccgccctccttccccccccggcgccgcttcGTCATGCCCTCAACCGGAGCATGCGCCGCCATTTGCCGGCGGCGCATGCTCCGAGGGGGCCTGCCCGCGCCCAAAATGGCGGCGGCGCCCTCTTAA
- the RNF212B gene encoding RING finger protein 212B isoform X6 produces the protein MSAPGTDWFHCNRCFRQEGAQFSVTSCGHVLCRQCAGAAGKCPVCGAACKSLRLSDEMRPQEKLFFESPAAVALKRLARVSQAWRFQRAQTDLLLAFREDEARRARAALQETRQALAARHRELEALRRENGELRQHLRALQVSPGWRPGSRTATPRPVGVTSPAQTVTPQPRRQLSGQVVRLASPAGGPAPPCSPALLAPPWAETEPRPCSCASPLAERRGAGAGRRRPARQHAASPLRHALNQHGAAALLPPPAPLRHALNRSMRRHLPAAHAPRGPARAQNGGGALLKGRRAAAAPS, from the exons ATGTCTGCCCCCGGCACGGACTGGTTCCACTGCAACCGGTGCTTCCGCCAAGAGGGCGCCCAGTTCTCCGTCACCAGCTGCGGCCACGTCCTCTGCCGCCAGTGCGCGGGCGCAG CAGGCAAATGCCCCGTGTGCGGAGCCGCCTGCAAGTCCCTCCGCCTCTCCGATGAG ATGCGGCCGCAGGAGAAGCTCTTCTTCGAGAGCCCGGCGGCCGTCGCCCTGAAGCGCTTGGCCCGCGTCTCGCAG GCGTGGCGCTTCCAGCGGGCGCAGACCGACCTGCTCCTGGCTTTCCGCGAGGACGAAGCGCGCCGGGCTCGGGCCGCCCTGCAGGAGACCCGCCAGGCGCTGGCCGCCCGCCACAG GGAGCTGGAGGCCCTGCGGCGGGAGAACGGCGAGCTGCGCCAGCACCTCCGCGCGCTGCAG GTCTCCCCTGGCTGGCGCCCGGGCAGCAG GACCGCCACGCCCCGGCCCGTGGGCGTCACCTCCCCGGCGCAGACAG TcacgccgcagccccggcggcagctCAGCGGCCAGGTGGTGAG gcTGGCATCGCCCGCTGGGGGTCCGGCACCCCCCTGCTCTCCAGCGCTG cTCGCACCCCCCTGGGCCGAGACGGAGCCCCGCCCCTGCAG CTGCGCTTCGCCACTGGCTGagcgccgtggggcgggcgccggccgccgccgtccTGCCCGGCAACACGCTGCGTCACCGCTGCGTCACGCCCTCAACCAACATGGCGCTgccgccctccttccccccccggcgccgcttcGTCATGCCCTCAACCGGAGCATGCGCCGCCATTTGCCGGCGGCGCATGCTCCGAGGGGGCCTGCCCGCGCCCAAAATGGCGGCGGCGCCCTCTTAAAGGGGcgacgcgcggcggcggcgccctcttaa
- the RNF212B gene encoding RING finger protein 212B isoform X4 — protein MSAPGTDWFHCNRCFRQEGAQFSVTSCGHVLCRQCAGAAGKCPVCGAACKSLRLSDEMRPQEKLFFESPAAVALKRLARVSQAWRFQRAQTDLLLAFREDEARRARAALQETRQALAARHRELEALRRENGELRQHLRALQVSPGWRPGSRTATPRPVGVTSPAQTVTPQPRRQLSGQVVSRSSSLDSLPPPWQAGIARWGSGTPLLSSAAPSPASAHSLTHSSHPPGPRRSPAPAAALRHWLSAVGRAPAAAVLPGNTLRHRCVTPSTNMALPPSFPPRRRFVMPSTGACAAICRRRMLRGGLPAPKMAAAPS, from the exons ATGTCTGCCCCCGGCACGGACTGGTTCCACTGCAACCGGTGCTTCCGCCAAGAGGGCGCCCAGTTCTCCGTCACCAGCTGCGGCCACGTCCTCTGCCGCCAGTGCGCGGGCGCAG CAGGCAAATGCCCCGTGTGCGGAGCCGCCTGCAAGTCCCTCCGCCTCTCCGATGAG ATGCGGCCGCAGGAGAAGCTCTTCTTCGAGAGCCCGGCGGCCGTCGCCCTGAAGCGCTTGGCCCGCGTCTCGCAG GCGTGGCGCTTCCAGCGGGCGCAGACCGACCTGCTCCTGGCTTTCCGCGAGGACGAAGCGCGCCGGGCTCGGGCCGCCCTGCAGGAGACCCGCCAGGCGCTGGCCGCCCGCCACAG GGAGCTGGAGGCCCTGCGGCGGGAGAACGGCGAGCTGCGCCAGCACCTCCGCGCGCTGCAG GTCTCCCCTGGCTGGCGCCCGGGCAGCAG GACCGCCACGCCCCGGCCCGTGGGCGTCACCTCCCCGGCGCAGACAG TcacgccgcagccccggcggcagctCAGCGGCCAGGTGGTGAG CCGCTCCTCCTCGCTGgactccctccccccgccctggcAG gcTGGCATCGCCCGCTGGGGGTCCGGCACCCCCCTGCTCTCCAGCGCTG CCCCGTCTCCAGCCTCGGCCCACAGCCTGACCCACAG cTCGCACCCCCCTGGGCCGAGACGGAGCCCCGCCCCTGCAG CTGCGCTTCGCCACTGGCTGagcgccgtggggcgggcgccggccgccgccgtccTGCCCGGCAACACGCTGCGTCACCGCTGCGTCACGCCCTCAACCAACATGGCGCTgccgccctccttccccccccggcgccgcttcGTCATGCCCTCAACCGGAGCATGCGCCGCCATTTGCCGGCGGCGCATGCTCCGAGGGGGCCTGCCCGCGCCCAAAATGGCGGCGGCGCCCTCTTAA
- the RNF212B gene encoding RING finger protein 212B isoform X7, producing the protein MSAPGTDWFHCNRCFRQEGAQFSVTSCGHVLCRQCAGAAGKCPVCGAACKSLRLSDEMRPQEKLFFESPAAVALKRLARVSQAWRFQRAQTDLLLAFREDEARRARAALQETRQALAARHRELEALRRENGELRQHLRALQDRHAPARGRHLPGADSHAAAPAAAQRPGGEPLLLAGLPPPALAGWHRPLGVRHPPALQRCSHPPGPRRSPAPAAALRHWLSAVGRAPAAAVLPGNTLRHRCVTPSTNMALPPSFPPRRRFVMPSTGACAAICRRRMLRGGLPAPKMAAAPS; encoded by the exons ATGTCTGCCCCCGGCACGGACTGGTTCCACTGCAACCGGTGCTTCCGCCAAGAGGGCGCCCAGTTCTCCGTCACCAGCTGCGGCCACGTCCTCTGCCGCCAGTGCGCGGGCGCAG CAGGCAAATGCCCCGTGTGCGGAGCCGCCTGCAAGTCCCTCCGCCTCTCCGATGAG ATGCGGCCGCAGGAGAAGCTCTTCTTCGAGAGCCCGGCGGCCGTCGCCCTGAAGCGCTTGGCCCGCGTCTCGCAG GCGTGGCGCTTCCAGCGGGCGCAGACCGACCTGCTCCTGGCTTTCCGCGAGGACGAAGCGCGCCGGGCTCGGGCCGCCCTGCAGGAGACCCGCCAGGCGCTGGCCGCCCGCCACAG GGAGCTGGAGGCCCTGCGGCGGGAGAACGGCGAGCTGCGCCAGCACCTCCGCGCGCTGCAG GACCGCCACGCCCCGGCCCGTGGGCGTCACCTCCCCGGCGCAGACAG TcacgccgcagccccggcggcagctCAGCGGCCAGGTGGTGAG CCGCTCCTCCTCGCTGgactccctccccccgccctggcAG gcTGGCATCGCCCGCTGGGGGTCCGGCACCCCCCTGCTCTCCAGCGCTG cTCGCACCCCCCTGGGCCGAGACGGAGCCCCGCCCCTGCAG CTGCGCTTCGCCACTGGCTGagcgccgtggggcgggcgccggccgccgccgtccTGCCCGGCAACACGCTGCGTCACCGCTGCGTCACGCCCTCAACCAACATGGCGCTgccgccctccttccccccccggcgccgcttcGTCATGCCCTCAACCGGAGCATGCGCCGCCATTTGCCGGCGGCGCATGCTCCGAGGGGGCCTGCCCGCGCCCAAAATGGCGGCGGCGCCCTCTTAA
- the RNF212B gene encoding RING finger protein 212B isoform X11, translating into MSAPGTDWFHCNRCFRQEGAQFSVTSCGHVLCRQCAGAGKCPVCGAACKSLRLSDEMRPQEKLFFESPAAVALKRLARVSQAWRFQRAQTDLLLAFREDEARRARAALQETRQALAARHRELEALRRENGELRQHLRALQVSPGWRPGSRTATPRPVGVTSPAQTVTPQPRRQLSGQVVSRSSSLDSLPPPWQAGIARWGSGTPLLSSAAPSPASAHSLTHSSHPPGPRRSPAPAAALRHWLSAVGRAPAAAVLPGNTLRHRCVTPSTNMALPPSFPPRRRFVMPSTGACAAICRRRMLRGGLPAPKMAAAPS; encoded by the exons ATGTCTGCCCCCGGCACGGACTGGTTCCACTGCAACCGGTGCTTCCGCCAAGAGGGCGCCCAGTTCTCCGTCACCAGCTGCGGCCACGTCCTCTGCCGCCAGTGCGCGGGCGCAG GCAAATGCCCCGTGTGCGGAGCCGCCTGCAAGTCCCTCCGCCTCTCCGATGAG ATGCGGCCGCAGGAGAAGCTCTTCTTCGAGAGCCCGGCGGCCGTCGCCCTGAAGCGCTTGGCCCGCGTCTCGCAG GCGTGGCGCTTCCAGCGGGCGCAGACCGACCTGCTCCTGGCTTTCCGCGAGGACGAAGCGCGCCGGGCTCGGGCCGCCCTGCAGGAGACCCGCCAGGCGCTGGCCGCCCGCCACAG GGAGCTGGAGGCCCTGCGGCGGGAGAACGGCGAGCTGCGCCAGCACCTCCGCGCGCTGCAG GTCTCCCCTGGCTGGCGCCCGGGCAGCAG GACCGCCACGCCCCGGCCCGTGGGCGTCACCTCCCCGGCGCAGACAG TcacgccgcagccccggcggcagctCAGCGGCCAGGTGGTGAG CCGCTCCTCCTCGCTGgactccctccccccgccctggcAG gcTGGCATCGCCCGCTGGGGGTCCGGCACCCCCCTGCTCTCCAGCGCTG CCCCGTCTCCAGCCTCGGCCCACAGCCTGACCCACAG cTCGCACCCCCCTGGGCCGAGACGGAGCCCCGCCCCTGCAG CTGCGCTTCGCCACTGGCTGagcgccgtggggcgggcgccggccgccgccgtccTGCCCGGCAACACGCTGCGTCACCGCTGCGTCACGCCCTCAACCAACATGGCGCTgccgccctccttccccccccggcgccgcttcGTCATGCCCTCAACCGGAGCATGCGCCGCCATTTGCCGGCGGCGCATGCTCCGAGGGGGCCTGCCCGCGCCCAAAATGGCGGCGGCGCCCTCTTAA
- the RNF212B gene encoding RING finger protein 212B isoform X9, which produces MSAPGTDWFHCNRCFRQEGAQFSVTSCGHVLCRQCAGAAGKCPVCGAACKSLRLSDEMRPQEKLFFESPAAVALKRLARVSQAWRFQRAQTDLLLAFREDEARRARAALQETRQALAARHRELEALRRENGELRQHLRALQVSPGWRPGSRTATPRPVGVTSPAQTVTPQPRRQLSGQVVSRSSSLDSLPPPWQAGIARWGSGTPLLSSAAPSPASAHSLTHRASASASPPLLWGPPAVGQPHGTPPLPARTPLGRDGAPPLQLRFATG; this is translated from the exons ATGTCTGCCCCCGGCACGGACTGGTTCCACTGCAACCGGTGCTTCCGCCAAGAGGGCGCCCAGTTCTCCGTCACCAGCTGCGGCCACGTCCTCTGCCGCCAGTGCGCGGGCGCAG CAGGCAAATGCCCCGTGTGCGGAGCCGCCTGCAAGTCCCTCCGCCTCTCCGATGAG ATGCGGCCGCAGGAGAAGCTCTTCTTCGAGAGCCCGGCGGCCGTCGCCCTGAAGCGCTTGGCCCGCGTCTCGCAG GCGTGGCGCTTCCAGCGGGCGCAGACCGACCTGCTCCTGGCTTTCCGCGAGGACGAAGCGCGCCGGGCTCGGGCCGCCCTGCAGGAGACCCGCCAGGCGCTGGCCGCCCGCCACAG GGAGCTGGAGGCCCTGCGGCGGGAGAACGGCGAGCTGCGCCAGCACCTCCGCGCGCTGCAG GTCTCCCCTGGCTGGCGCCCGGGCAGCAG GACCGCCACGCCCCGGCCCGTGGGCGTCACCTCCCCGGCGCAGACAG TcacgccgcagccccggcggcagctCAGCGGCCAGGTGGTGAG CCGCTCCTCCTCGCTGgactccctccccccgccctggcAG gcTGGCATCGCCCGCTGGGGGTCCGGCACCCCCCTGCTCTCCAGCGCTG CCCCGTCTCCAGCCTCGGCCCACAGCCTGACCCACAG GGCCTCCGCCTCGGCCTCGCCGCCGCTCCTGTGGGGccccccggccgtggggcagccccacggcacccccccgcTCCCAG cTCGCACCCCCCTGGGCCGAGACGGAGCCCCGCCCCTGCAG CTGCGCTTCGCCACTGGCTGa
- the RNF212B gene encoding RING finger protein 212B isoform X10, translating to MSAPGTDWFHCNRCFRQEGAQFSVTSCGHVLCRQCAGAAGKCPVCGAACKSLRLSDEMRPQEKLFFESPAAVALKRLARVSQAWRFQRAQTDLLLAFREDEARRARAALQETRQALAARHRELEALRRENGELRQHLRALQVSPGWRPGSRTATPRPVGVTSPAQTVTPQPRRQLSGQVVSRSSSLDSLPPPWQAGIARWGSGTPLLSSAARTPLGRDGAPPLQLRFATG from the exons ATGTCTGCCCCCGGCACGGACTGGTTCCACTGCAACCGGTGCTTCCGCCAAGAGGGCGCCCAGTTCTCCGTCACCAGCTGCGGCCACGTCCTCTGCCGCCAGTGCGCGGGCGCAG CAGGCAAATGCCCCGTGTGCGGAGCCGCCTGCAAGTCCCTCCGCCTCTCCGATGAG ATGCGGCCGCAGGAGAAGCTCTTCTTCGAGAGCCCGGCGGCCGTCGCCCTGAAGCGCTTGGCCCGCGTCTCGCAG GCGTGGCGCTTCCAGCGGGCGCAGACCGACCTGCTCCTGGCTTTCCGCGAGGACGAAGCGCGCCGGGCTCGGGCCGCCCTGCAGGAGACCCGCCAGGCGCTGGCCGCCCGCCACAG GGAGCTGGAGGCCCTGCGGCGGGAGAACGGCGAGCTGCGCCAGCACCTCCGCGCGCTGCAG GTCTCCCCTGGCTGGCGCCCGGGCAGCAG GACCGCCACGCCCCGGCCCGTGGGCGTCACCTCCCCGGCGCAGACAG TcacgccgcagccccggcggcagctCAGCGGCCAGGTGGTGAG CCGCTCCTCCTCGCTGgactccctccccccgccctggcAG gcTGGCATCGCCCGCTGGGGGTCCGGCACCCCCCTGCTCTCCAGCGCTG cTCGCACCCCCCTGGGCCGAGACGGAGCCCCGCCCCTGCAG CTGCGCTTCGCCACTGGCTGa
- the RNF212B gene encoding RING finger protein 212B isoform X2, whose amino-acid sequence MSAPGTDWFHCNRCFRQEGAQFSVTSCGHVLCRQCAGAGKCPVCGAACKSLRLSDEMRPQEKLFFESPAAVALKRLARVSQAWRFQRAQTDLLLAFREDEARRARAALQETRQALAARHRELEALRRENGELRQHLRALQDRHAPARGRHLPGADSHAAAPAAAQRPGGEPLLLAGLPPPALAGWHRPLGVRHPPALQRCPVSSLGPQPDPQGLRLGLAAAPVGPPGRGAAPRHPPAPSSHPPGPRRSPAPAAALRHWLSAVGRAPAAAVLPGNTLRHRCVTPSTNMALPPSFPPRRRFVMPSTGACAAICRRRMLRGGLPAPKMAAAPS is encoded by the exons ATGTCTGCCCCCGGCACGGACTGGTTCCACTGCAACCGGTGCTTCCGCCAAGAGGGCGCCCAGTTCTCCGTCACCAGCTGCGGCCACGTCCTCTGCCGCCAGTGCGCGGGCGCAG GCAAATGCCCCGTGTGCGGAGCCGCCTGCAAGTCCCTCCGCCTCTCCGATGAG ATGCGGCCGCAGGAGAAGCTCTTCTTCGAGAGCCCGGCGGCCGTCGCCCTGAAGCGCTTGGCCCGCGTCTCGCAG GCGTGGCGCTTCCAGCGGGCGCAGACCGACCTGCTCCTGGCTTTCCGCGAGGACGAAGCGCGCCGGGCTCGGGCCGCCCTGCAGGAGACCCGCCAGGCGCTGGCCGCCCGCCACAG GGAGCTGGAGGCCCTGCGGCGGGAGAACGGCGAGCTGCGCCAGCACCTCCGCGCGCTGCAG GACCGCCACGCCCCGGCCCGTGGGCGTCACCTCCCCGGCGCAGACAG TcacgccgcagccccggcggcagctCAGCGGCCAGGTGGTGAG CCGCTCCTCCTCGCTGgactccctccccccgccctggcAG gcTGGCATCGCCCGCTGGGGGTCCGGCACCCCCCTGCTCTCCAGCGCTG CCCCGTCTCCAGCCTCGGCCCACAGCCTGACCCACAG GGCCTCCGCCTCGGCCTCGCCGCCGCTCCTGTGGGGccccccggccgtggggcagccccacggcacccccccgcTCCCAG cTCGCACCCCCCTGGGCCGAGACGGAGCCCCGCCCCTGCAG CTGCGCTTCGCCACTGGCTGagcgccgtggggcgggcgccggccgccgccgtccTGCCCGGCAACACGCTGCGTCACCGCTGCGTCACGCCCTCAACCAACATGGCGCTgccgccctccttccccccccggcgccgcttcGTCATGCCCTCAACCGGAGCATGCGCCGCCATTTGCCGGCGGCGCATGCTCCGAGGGGGCCTGCCCGCGCCCAAAATGGCGGCGGCGCCCTCTTAA
- the RNF212B gene encoding RING finger protein 212B isoform X8, with translation MSAPGTDWFHCNRCFRQEGAQFSVTSCGHVLCRQCAGAAGKCPVCGAACKSLRLSDEMRPQEKLFFESPAAVALKRLARVSQAWRFQRAQTDLLLAFREDEARRARAALQETRQALAARHRELEALRRENGELRQHLRALQDRHAPARGRHLPGADSHAAAPAAAQRPGGEAGIARWGSGTPLLSSAAPSPASAHSLTHSSHPPGPRRSPAPAAALRHWLSAVGRAPAAAVLPGNTLRHRCVTPSTNMALPPSFPPRRRFVMPSTGACAAICRRRMLRGGLPAPKMAAAPS, from the exons ATGTCTGCCCCCGGCACGGACTGGTTCCACTGCAACCGGTGCTTCCGCCAAGAGGGCGCCCAGTTCTCCGTCACCAGCTGCGGCCACGTCCTCTGCCGCCAGTGCGCGGGCGCAG CAGGCAAATGCCCCGTGTGCGGAGCCGCCTGCAAGTCCCTCCGCCTCTCCGATGAG ATGCGGCCGCAGGAGAAGCTCTTCTTCGAGAGCCCGGCGGCCGTCGCCCTGAAGCGCTTGGCCCGCGTCTCGCAG GCGTGGCGCTTCCAGCGGGCGCAGACCGACCTGCTCCTGGCTTTCCGCGAGGACGAAGCGCGCCGGGCTCGGGCCGCCCTGCAGGAGACCCGCCAGGCGCTGGCCGCCCGCCACAG GGAGCTGGAGGCCCTGCGGCGGGAGAACGGCGAGCTGCGCCAGCACCTCCGCGCGCTGCAG GACCGCCACGCCCCGGCCCGTGGGCGTCACCTCCCCGGCGCAGACAG TcacgccgcagccccggcggcagctCAGCGGCCAGGTGGTGAG gcTGGCATCGCCCGCTGGGGGTCCGGCACCCCCCTGCTCTCCAGCGCTG CCCCGTCTCCAGCCTCGGCCCACAGCCTGACCCACAG cTCGCACCCCCCTGGGCCGAGACGGAGCCCCGCCCCTGCAG CTGCGCTTCGCCACTGGCTGagcgccgtggggcgggcgccggccgccgccgtccTGCCCGGCAACACGCTGCGTCACCGCTGCGTCACGCCCTCAACCAACATGGCGCTgccgccctccttccccccccggcgccgcttcGTCATGCCCTCAACCGGAGCATGCGCCGCCATTTGCCGGCGGCGCATGCTCCGAGGGGGCCTGCCCGCGCCCAAAATGGCGGCGGCGCCCTCTTAA